A region from the Pseudonocardia petroleophila genome encodes:
- a CDS encoding group II truncated hemoglobin, whose amino-acid sequence MTPDVATVYDWCGGHAALLRLTEVLTDPVLEPVFRHMSPDHREHVARWLGEVFGGPPDYTDHLGGYPAMLAHHIGLAVTEEQRSRWAALIAGSADEAGLPDDPEFRSALVAYVEWGTRIARANSAPDAAPPPDLPAPRWGWGEAPPYTG is encoded by the coding sequence GTGACGCCCGATGTCGCTACGGTCTACGACTGGTGCGGTGGCCACGCCGCCCTGCTCCGCCTCACGGAGGTGCTCACCGACCCCGTCCTCGAACCGGTGTTCCGCCACATGAGCCCCGACCACCGCGAGCACGTCGCCCGCTGGCTCGGAGAGGTCTTCGGCGGCCCGCCCGACTACACCGACCACCTCGGCGGCTACCCCGCGATGCTCGCCCACCACATCGGGCTGGCCGTCACCGAGGAGCAGCGGTCGCGCTGGGCGGCGCTCATCGCGGGCAGCGCCGACGAGGCCGGGCTGCCCGACGACCCGGAGTTCCGGTCGGCCCTGGTCGCCTACGTCGAGTGGGGCACCCGGATCGCGCGGGCGAACTCCGCGCCGGACGCGGCGCCGCCGCCGGACCTGCCCGCCCCGCGCTGGGGCTGGGGCGAGGCCCCTCCGTACACCGGGTGA